The proteins below are encoded in one region of Candidatus Zixiibacteriota bacterium:
- a CDS encoding transketolase family protein, whose amino-acid sequence MKKTRVGFGHGLVEAGKKHDNLVVLVGDLRDSTNVSFFAEKFPDRFIEVGIAEQNMANLASGLSLVGKIPFFTTYGAFATCRCMDMLRVTICYSNLNVKIGGAHGGISVGPDGATHQALEEISMLRSLPNMQIIVPCDYYETKKAVMAATEIQGPVYIRFGRESVPVVSDEARPFEFGKADIYREGSDVAILACGVMVHEALVAADELAKVGIEARVVNIHTIKPLDEKVIIDSARKCGAIVTAEEHQVYGGFGSAVAELVVRNHPVPMQFVGIFDSFGCSGQPEELMREYNLKASDIISSTNKILKHKA is encoded by the coding sequence ATGAAGAAAACCCGGGTCGGATTCGGCCACGGCCTCGTAGAAGCGGGTAAAAAACATGACAATCTGGTCGTTCTGGTGGGAGATTTGCGCGATTCCACAAATGTCAGCTTTTTTGCCGAGAAATTCCCCGACCGGTTCATTGAAGTCGGTATCGCGGAGCAGAACATGGCCAACCTCGCGTCGGGTTTGTCACTGGTCGGAAAAATACCTTTCTTCACCACCTATGGCGCGTTTGCAACCTGCAGATGCATGGATATGTTGCGGGTGACGATCTGTTATTCCAACTTGAATGTCAAGATCGGCGGTGCTCACGGCGGTATCTCGGTCGGCCCCGATGGCGCAACCCACCAGGCGCTGGAGGAAATATCGATGTTGCGTTCACTTCCCAACATGCAGATCATAGTTCCCTGCGATTATTATGAAACCAAAAAGGCCGTCATGGCCGCGACGGAAATTCAGGGCCCGGTCTATATACGTTTCGGGCGTGAAAGTGTGCCGGTTGTCAGCGATGAAGCTCGGCCTTTCGAATTCGGCAAAGCTGATATTTACCGCGAGGGTTCCGATGTCGCCATTTTGGCCTGCGGTGTCATGGTCCATGAGGCCCTGGTGGCGGCAGATGAGCTTGCAAAAGTTGGCATCGAAGCACGCGTGGTGAACATCCACACGATAAAACCGCTCGATGAAAAAGTTATAATCGACTCCGCCCGAAAATGTGGCGCGATAGTTACCGCCGAGGAGCATCAGGTCTACGGCGGGTTCGGTTCGGCAGTCGCCGAGTTGGTAGTTCGAAATCATCCGGTGCCGATGCAATTCGTGGGGATATTTGATTCATTCGGATGTTCCGGTCAGCCGGAGGAGCTGATGCGGGAATACAATCTTAAAGCGTCAGACATAATCTCATCCACAAATAAAATCCTCAAGCACAAAGCCTGA
- a CDS encoding DUF2892 domain-containing protein, which produces MKRNMANIERVIRVVVGLFVLSLIFWGPQTYWGLLGLIPLLTALSGWCPLYTILGTSTRKEKHKTEHPAHSESA; this is translated from the coding sequence ATGAAACGTAATATGGCAAATATCGAAAGAGTCATAAGAGTTGTAGTCGGATTGTTTGTGCTTTCCCTGATTTTCTGGGGACCGCAGACATACTGGGGCCTGTTGGGCCTCATTCCGCTTCTGACAGCTCTTTCCGGATGGTGTCCTCTCTATACTATACTGGGCACATCGACCCGTAAAGAGAAGCATAAAACCGAACATCCGGCGCATTCCGAATCTGCTTAA